The region GATTTAAAAGTTTAGAGTAAAGAACCATTCAAATCAGTATTGTGGCTAGTGCTCAGTTGTTATCTTGTGATCGGTCAACTCCAATCGCATATGAAACAAACTTTCTGTCTGAATGACAAAGATTGGAGCTTAATAGTGGTGAGCACATATAATATATTTCTTCATAAAGtttcaaacacaaatttcatttaatatttgcTTTGAAATAAGCAATCAACACCATGCCAATGAATCTGTTCTGGAAAGTGGAAATTAGCAATAAAAGATTGTTACCAATACCCACAGAGTGCAGTATCAGCTGCAGAGACATCTAGCCCTTACTGAGAATATCTGTAGGTTTCTTCTTTCTCCCCCAGTCCTTTGAagatttctgctttttaaaaatgtactttgtGTGCTGGTATTCGTGAGATACATAGATCAGCATAGTTTCAAGGTTCTTTTGTGTGAgtcactgtgtgcatgtgtaagcACTGAATTGATTTGTGTACTAACAGCTACAGCTTGTAGCTGTATAGGCTTTAACTAATACACACTTGACCAACGCTCTCAGTGAGAGATAATGATTAGGtcacaaaatgcaaacaaagaaaCGAGAGCAGGATGTGAAACTGGATAATGCATCTCTGCTGCGCTGAGAGCAGATTTCTTGGCCTAATATGCATGTTGCCATATGGCCTGATGCACTGCGGATGACAAGGCAAGGATCTCTATGTCACAGTTCATTTGCTCTGGACAGACAAGGTCTGTGGGGGCAATACggttgtcagtgtgtgtatgtacttACATGTTGTATTTGGTTCTTCTGCCGTGGCACTGACAGCATCCAAACACAGATTTTGTGAGCGTTGTCCATCTTTTTGTCTAGCTGGTTTAGTTTCTCCTCATGATAAATTCAGTGGAGTGAACACAGCATCCACCGCACCCACACAGGCTCAGCATGACCTGGGAGAGATGGAagaacacacatttgtgtttgtgtggcttaTTGGATTCTatgttttaaagtaaaacagaaacaatatacTACTCATAATCCACTGCCTATATTTACTGACTGAGCAGAATTGCATTCAAGCAGCAAAAATCAACAATCAAAAGTTTGACAGTATAACAGTATGTACTGTACTGTAGTATGTATATAACAGTTACAGTATGAAGCATCATTCTATTTGAAATTCCATCTCACAGCCGAGGTATACAGACGCACAATTTACCTTTCGTTGCCATTGACATCTGTGGCAGCAGTGCCATTTGTAACTTGGATAGTTGCTGTAGTCGCCCTACTATTCATATCTTGAAGCATGAAGTTTTGATCTGTTAGACCTGCGCTGCATGTGTCAGGGGTGTGGCCACACAGCAATGTCACCTCTGTAAGCTGCTCTCTGGCTGAGGTCGAGAGAACGAAAGGAGAAATAAAGCACTGGGGATTAGAAAATGGGACAAATTCACAGTGGAttgcaatgttttatttaaatgtccaCTCTTAAATTATACTAATTTGGAAACATGCGTGCTTTAAGTACAACCTGTTGTTATGGTGAGAGATGGCTGTCGACTTCTCTGTAAGTAAGTAGGGTACCGACATCTCAGTAGATGGGCATAGGCGGACCTGAAGTCCCTGTTGAGCGCTCCATAGAGGATGGGGTTGAGCGCTGAGTTGGCATAACCCAGCCATAATACAAAGGGAAATTCTGGTACTATGCTCGGATCTGGGTGCTCCTTTAGGCCCAACACTGTGAACAGGATGAAATATGGCAGCCAGCACACAACAAAAGCCCCTATCACCGCTGCCAGTGTCACTGTGGCCTTGTGTTCCCGGAGAGCCACTGCTGTTACACTGGACACCACAGTGGTACTTGTAGATGGATTGTTCCTACAGTTGAAGTTGGCGATGCAAGTGGGTCGGGCACTTAGAATGCGCTTAGCCTGTGCCCGTGCAATGCGAAGTATTCTGAGGTAGGTCCAGCACATGGCCACCAGAGGCAAGTAGAAGGTGAGAAGGGAGTCTGTCAGTACGTAAGGCCTGTTCAGTTCAAAACGACATTTTCTCTCCGGAGCCCAAGGCCCGTGGTTCTGCACTGTCCCATTAACAGTGTTCCAGCCCATCTGAATGGGCAGGAAAGACACGCCCACGGACACTGTCCACACACTGACCATGGCTACAGCCACTTTCCATGGTAACACGAGTGAAGCGTATCTTAGGGGCATGGTCACTGCCAGGTAGCGGTCCACGCTGATAGCCAGAAGGGTGAGGATCGAGGCAGTGCACAGCATGACGTCCATGGAGATGTAGAAGTTGCAAAACACCGGGCCAAGCGGCCActcatcactgagctgaaggagGGCGGAGAAAGGCAGGACCAGCAGGCCGAGCAGCAGGTCTGTCACAGCCAGCGACACAATGAAGCAGTTAGTGAGGCAGCGGAGGCGTCGAGAGGCACAGACAGCTAGGCACACCAGCACGTTACCGCCGACAGTCAAAAGGATGAGGAGGGACAGGATGACACCCAGCATCGCTTTTGACAACATTATTGCTGTAAGTTCACTGGAAACGCTGAGATGTCATCATGGGTGCAGCTTtttgtggactttttttttttttttttttttttttctttttttgttgttgttgttgttgttgttttctaatTAGTGTTAAGGCAGACATGAAGTCTTACTTTTTGCAAAGAAGACATTGAGACCATCGGCCTTaaaaacatactgtatacaTATAATTGTGTTTCATTGCTGCCATTCCTTAGCTTGTCTTAATGTCACCATGGTTAAATGTGACTTAAGATCTCGGCCACATGTATCTTTCTATTTTCCTGCCTTCCCCTGTACTTCCTCTGTAATCTGCTCTTTCACGGCTCGCTTCTCTTGATCGACTAAACATTCATCTAAACAGATCTTGCACGACGTTGGCTTTAACCATATTTGTCTTTTGATGGATGCAGCCACTGAGAGCTGAAAATCAGCATGACGCTGAAATGTCTGTAATGTCTGTTCAACAGCTTTTCATTTGAGTGGCTGATCCTGAGTGGTCCATGGCATCGTGTTGGCTTAAACAGCGTCTTCTACGGCTGTAGTGACACCTAGTGGACAACGAGGAGCAGCACAATTAATCATTTGATTGGATTTTCAGATCATGCACAGCCATACGTTAAACAGCAAAGAGCAGGTTCGAGCTGTAACCTGTATATAACATACTGACCACAAACCTCATTTAGCAAAATGGCTTTAATAGATTGTGCTAACGTACTTAGTAAGTATTTGAGGTGAACTAGCAACCAAATATACCTTTTGACGAATGTGGCCTCTGCTTTTTAGAATAATactttacaaagaaaaaatacaataatgaaATGTACACACATTATTCCAGGCTGTTGATCATGGAcagaaatatatacatacatggaATAGAGCAGAATTAAAGCCCTAAAATATTAATTTGGGACTGTAGTAGTAATAGCTGCTAAAAATGATAGATTAGTCAATACTGACAGATTTTGTAATGGGCGATCTGCTAATTTTTAATACTGCCTTTACTCTCCGATAATCTTCAGCTGAAATGTCCAATGGCATTAAATAATTGACTTCAGGTCTATATACACCATTCAGTCCTAACATGATGTGCAAGTCCCCCCTTTTGCTACTGAAACAGCCCAGAGTCATCGAGGCCTGGACTCCACTGTGTGCGTCTACATTCATCTACCTATCTACTGATCTATCTGGTCTTAATTGCTTATCATGTAATGAGTTCGTTtcataaaacaagcaaaagtTCAGCTTCCTCTTTATGGTGTcagctgttctgctgcagcTAAGATGGTCAGCCTTTAGATTTGCTTTCAGAGAACCAACACTGTCAAACATATTTCTGTGTCGAATGCAAATCTTGAGTTGGTATCAGAGAATCTGATTCATGACCGCttttctgtcaaaaagaaaaagcttaaGAACAGACAGATGTAATAAAGACACTAACTGTTGCAAATAATGTTAAGTTATTTGTCCTCCATGAACTATTAATGGCATCTGGGCAGTGGATTATAATGTGTGCTTGGTGGAATGGGGATAACTCCCTGATAATTGTGTGTGGCGAGCATGTGTTTGCGTCAGTGGGTGGTGGGTAATGTTTGCTCGTCTATTTTCTAACACTGTAATGGGTATTGGGACATTTGCATGACTTGGATCAGAGTCACTCACTTATCGCctcaaagagagggagagacgtCAAGAGATGGATGCAGTGACTTTGTACAAGGACAGTTAGAAAGAGttggaatgaaaataaaacacagagagaggttTTAATTACACCTTGGTCGATGGAATCCGACCCCCATCTCTAATCTGTGAACTCTTTTAATCTCCATTTCTTTGTTCCGTAGACACAATTCTGTCACCATCTCGCCCCTTTGAACTGCATCCAAAGCAAACACCGATAACAGAGTCAACCGTATCAAATGCAGCTCTCAAATGCACATGACATCTCCACTTTTATATTTGACTGCATCACTGACCGAATTGACGACCCACgcatttcatccattttcatcatcaaaatctgtctctcactgtcactcacttttgaacagttttctctcgctctctctcacacacacacacacacacacacacacacaaaagcaaacagttGGATTGAGCTTTGGCTTGGCTCCAATGCCGGCCATTTAGAGTAGATTTGTCTGAGAGCATAACCATATTTCtttcctgtgtttattttttgcataAACATGTCTTTTAATGAAGCTCATATGAATATACAATCCTGCACACTCCCTCATCAAGAAGCTCACATGTTTTGttcattcaaaatgtattttattagcgttactttttatttattaattcactTTCAGTTTGTGCAAATGACATTTTAAGTCAATAGTCATTCATCATGATGTTGAGAAATATCATATGACTAAATGGAGCAGCACTCATTTATGTCTGTGATACTTTATTTCTCaacatctgttttctttcacaaatgTCTCATTAATTGTCCTTAATGGAAAACTGTGGTGAGTGTTACTGAGTCTGTATATATTACCAAATACATGCACATCCACAGGCGTGCACAGGAACACACTaatgcacaaaataataaaaataaaataaaaaaaaacatgtcttgGTAATGGATTTGGAGGACTGTAATGGATTCAAATGGACATTGAGTGCTGTGTTTT is a window of Echeneis naucrates chromosome 10, fEcheNa1.1, whole genome shotgun sequence DNA encoding:
- the hrh2a gene encoding histamine receptor H2a, which encodes MLSKAMLGVILSLLILLTVGGNVLVCLAVCASRRLRCLTNCFIVSLAVTDLLLGLLVLPFSALLQLSDEWPLGPVFCNFYISMDVMLCTASILTLLAISVDRYLAVTMPLRYASLVLPWKVAVAMVSVWTVSVGVSFLPIQMGWNTVNGTVQNHGPWAPERKCRFELNRPYVLTDSLLTFYLPLVAMCWTYLRILRIARAQAKRILSARPTCIANFNCRNNPSTSTTVVSSVTAVALREHKATVTLAAVIGAFVVCWLPYFILFTVLGLKEHPDPSIVPEFPFVLWLGYANSALNPILYGALNRDFRSAYAHLLRCRYPTYLQRSRQPSLTITTAREQLTEVTLLCGHTPDTCSAGLTDQNFMLQDMNSRATTATIQVTNGTAATDVNGNERSC